CATCTTCTGGTGAAATAGCATAAAACAAAGATGAATCTCCCACTGCACAATTCACATGCAATATGATATTGCACTTCGTACAATAATAACTACCGTATTCCATGTTGACCTCATCATGGCATATTACGTAATCCAATCTTCCAGAATCATTTTTGTCAAGGCAATACGTGTGAAAAACACGATGGCCATAAAACCTGCTTTTGATAATGCGAGGCAACATGATTGCCATTAGTGCCGCATCACAAATGATTGGAGCTTGTCTCAACAGCAAAGACGATGTTGATGACTTATATCTTCATTGTGATGGTGTGCACATTGAACATCAATAGGCTAGCAAACTTACAAAGCGAACAACCACATGCAAACCCTCGTCGTTCAGTCATTTGACATATCTTGTAAAAGAGTTGTTCAGTTTCAAATTGTAGAACGAGAGGGTGCTTGCGATGACACACATCAGGAGAAAAGGTATGATTCGCTAATGGTTCCCAAAACACAACGCAGCTAGTAACGATCATTTTAGTGGAAAACAAtcattttaatggaaaaaagtgggacatttaatattttcagcAATATTAAATGTCAAACAAAGCACATTTAATATGAAAGTTCAATCCGCAAGAGCAGTGATAAAAGAATtccttacatattttatcacaAAAATGGCAAAAGCACATTGATGGTGGTTTTTTTCGACACAAATACTTCAGTTAAACCCAAATGTCAAacatgaataatgaatataagACCGACTCAAAGCAACAAATCTCACAAAAAGGTTATTCGACTCAAACAccccaaaaattttagtttttaaagcTCAACCATACAAGTGATTAAACCGGTGATTAAACCGGTCAAGTCACCAATTCGTCGATCCAACCAAtccgattaaataaatcattaaaaaaaaactagtccAATCAGTGTCTAGCCACAAATATGAGTCAACCAATTTGAAACCCCTCTAAATTGGAACCCTAACTGACTCCCAATCAAACCAATTCAACTGGTTGATCTAATCCAATTCAAACAACCATGATTTTTACAAGATTCTTCTAAATCATATCACACTACCATAAGCTTTGATGcctaaaaaatatcaattttagaaaaatggttCATCCAAAAGAATGCAGCCATGATTTTCCAGGTATATGAAGTTAATGCTATTTACAGTACAGTGTCTACAATCAACCCTGCAATTCATATAGCATCTAAATCACCATTGATGAAGACATAAAACATAATGAGGTTAGGAATCAACAAAAACTTGAATCAACAATCCAATTTTTGCCATTAAGCTTCATTATCAGCTCGCTTTTGCAGCTTTCACAATCCGGTTGGTCAATCATTTCCCGAGTAATTCCTATCAGCAGTTCTTTTAACCTCGACTTCCTCCGCAATCACTCTCGGCAACTTTTGAAGTAGTCGCTGCTGTTCAGACGGTTTCTGCAGCATTTCCCTTTCATACAGAAATCGTTCCAACGTATAAAACCAGGTAGAGTTaaggtaaaattatttattgaaattggCACTACCTAAACATAAGTTGGAACTTAAAAGGGAGATACTAGTTTGAGGCAATCCATAAAAATCAATACGGAAAGATTCGATTTGCATCGTCCCGTAAGAAAATTCGACGAGAAGACTTCAATGAAAGACGTGTTCACAAATTTTATTTGCCAATTCAATAGCTATGATATGACACAACACCGTAAAAGGATATATGTATTTCCGTCCCTTCTCATGCGCGAAATCGATTTTACCCTGCAATTGGACTAATTCTCGCTGAATCCACTGCCAATAAAATTCCAAACAAGGCAAAGACAATTAGAGAAATCTATAATGGAATGAGCCATAAATAGATGCAGATATTAGACTAACACGGACATCATAAGATTATTCAAATGACTATTGGTATTGAATCAAAAGCAAATTGATTGAATGAATCGAGTTTTCATGAGCATTATCATTGCAGCATACAAACAGATTATATCATGCAAACATAAAACTGAACATgcttttaaatatataacataAGGGCGGAAAAATCTAAGATGTCCATAATCAACACTTCCCCCTCCCTCAATAGTCGCACGTGCATGCATGCATATACAAGGACATAAACAATAACCAAATTTGCATGAGAAAACACTAgaacattcatttattagcaTTGCATTTGTTTCCATATTTCAAACTGCAAGtccccaaaaataataaaagcaatataGAGACAACATACATGGAATCGAAATgcaaataaaagttaaaaatgtatAGCATTTCAATAGAATATCAAGAGAATCAGAATAATTACATATACTTACATGCTTTGTTATATCTTCATGCAGACTTTTGGCTTTCTGTTCGAGCTCCACCTGTCAACAAAAATGTTCGGATTAAGCTTCTGAATAACCTTTCTCCAATTGCGATGAATTTTTAATCAATCCAAATTCAATATGTATTAAGAGAAATAAATAAGAACCCATCTTACAAAATAAACTCTCAAACTTTGCCATTTACATATGGCTTTGCTTCAAGATAAAGtgagaaatttataaaaagacaaattggaaagtaataaaatcaatGAATATCTTACACTTAAATGGTTTACACATGAAACCCACATCCGTAAAAGGAAAGTATTTAATAGTTCTCTTCAACCGAACTTAAAATCGTAAATTGGCAAGTGTAATCATATATAAGTAAAGAACCTAGTCATTCATAACCCCAATCAAACTTTTCACAGCTGCCTCCTCCGAACTTCAAAATGACTTTTGCTAGGTTTTCATTTCTCATTCTTTAAGCAATTATGGATCCTTGAAACGTAttctttttaaacaattttagaGTTAAGCACAATACTTTCACCAATAACTTGAATACCATTTTATTCCATTGGATTCATTTCCTTGTAGTTCTAAGAACAGTAACCTTCCGAGAACATAGAGTGGTCATATAAACAAACAAGCAGTAATCACTCATAAAAAAAGGTTATTGGATAAGTTGTTTCTAGGAaagtaggagtttctcgtgtaGGAGCAAAACTTACAACAGTAGGTCTTTTGATAATACCATCTTTTATCCTCTGTTGCAGATCTATGCATTCTTCCTGTTAACACAACATCATGCAACTAAGCATACAATGCAGGAAGTTACCAAAAATCACAATAATATCATATCTCATTAGGAATGAATTTAAGATGAACATATCGACTCCAAATAGCATAGGAACAGATATAATCGGTATGCGACACAAGGGATAACTGATACAGCAAGGAAGCTCAAGCAGTTATCTGAAATCTGTGAATCAAATGTGGGAAAATAGTGCAGATGAACGCATACACACTCAATAACAATGTAAGCAAAAAGAGGTGTTATCATGGGAAATTCACTCAATGCCGGTACCATCTAACTGTTTATAGAAAGCCAAGGAAATTCCCTCGGTAAATTTATGAGACTCCACATGCTTGAAACATACAGAGATATATTGctggaaattaaaattcaagtaaCTTTACTGCTATGTTTGagaaatgaatttgaaaaataatcctGAATGTTACATTTGTATGTGTTTTACATCAATATTCGACATTTTGGAAAAACGACAAAAGATAAATCCCCTTGACATTTATTACCTCTGAGATGTCATCATCATTAAGCATGTCGATAGGAATATCAACCGGCATGCAAGAAACCTCGAGGAGAATCCCCTTGTTGCTCTCAGCATTTGAGGTTTTCTTTACGCCTGAgaagtaaaagataaaaaattgcaaaaattaacataatctTGAATCGTTTACGAAACAAAGATATTTATAGCTTAGATTTAATGCAAATAAGGATAAGGTTATAGCAAAAGACTATATAACGTTAAGAGTAAAAGAttatctattttcatataaaagaataCCAGTAACTAGCAAAAGCTGAAAAGAAGTCATCCCCGAACAGTTTCCAGGCTTTCTCTTCACTCTAACAAAACTTCCCACAACCTTTTCTTCAAATGTATCAGGATGCATCAACAGCTCCTCCACTAAGCTCCTCCTTAAGTACACAAGTTTGATATTTTCAACAACTACAGAAGCATAACAACTCTTTCGGACCGCATATTCCACCTTGATAGGTACTTTATAGGGGGTCAATGTTCTCGGCCTCTTGCATTCTGAGATAATTTGTTCATCTTCATTCACCGAACGACTTTCACCACCATTCCGCTTTCCATCCAATATCGATGGTTCCAAAGTATTAGCAAAATGACTTTTCAAAAGATCACATATTTTGTTCTTTGGTTCCCGTTTCTTCTGAAAAAAGAGAATACAAATTTGCATCAGAAAGCATTCCTTATGAGATCACAGTGAGAAGCTTTGAACCCTGTCGAACATATTCTCTTACCCGAGACCTCTTTATTTTGTCAAACGAATCATCTGAAGCGTAATCTGAGCAGTTATCAGCATCCGATATTGAGATTACATCATCTTTATCTTTGTTCTTATCATAATCCGAGCCACTGTTATAGTTCTCCCTCTTCGAATAAGCATGATGTAAATCATCAAAGGTCAACTCTTCTTGCTCCATTATTATCAACAAATATTCTTTAAACAAGAATTCATCCGTCGTTGGATCTTGAAAGTCTAGCTTCTCCTGCAGATAAATCCGAAAAATTCAAAGGCCCATTCTCCCGAAAACAAATAGGAGAGAGATAAAGCGCATAATTAACAGAatagagaaaacaaaattatcGATATTCCCATCGTAGCCTTGCACCCATTTCCCTTATCTGCTTCCCGATTTCCTTTTCCTTACTCATTAATCTTCTACACACATCAAATTCTATCTACTAAAAAAGAGTTTCATGATCAAAAAGCCTCCGAATATTAAATAACATGGCATTtacaaaattcaaagaaaacatGCTAAAGCCAAAGAGAAGGGGTAAAAAGGTTATGAAGCCATTATTAATCGAGTTGCATACTCCTTCGGAGTCGATTTCTGCATTCTTTTCTGCAAGCAGTGCGAACTCAAAACATGTTTTGCATAGTCCTTTGTCCAACTTAAGACGCACAAACTCATATGCCCAAACACAGAGCCTACAGACAGAATCAGGGCAAGCGAGGCAGTAAAACTGAGGGGGGCCACCACATTCAGCACAAGAATGCCTGTCTGGAAACACAAATAATCGAGACCAACATTAAACAGCAGGTCTAAAAGGAATCCGATATGTTATAACAGTGCAAATCACAAGTATATGTAGCAACTGTTGGCAAAGAGGAAGAAAAGACTTACGGCAGATCCAGCTACCTTCAGACTTCagtactttatttttcttaccaATGCAGCTGGGGTGATAAGCTTTTATACAGCCCCTGGAAACAAAGAACACAACGAGTAACGTATACATACATTATTAGGGAATCAGAAATAAGAATCTATATATCGACACACCATCTTAACAATAATACATATTACGTTACCGAGATTTAGGGTGACTGACTTTCACATACAAATATGATCAACTTACACCCCATACCCCTATCTGAATACTTGTCAAGCATGGATAAACGAAAAATCGGAGTAGTACAGATTATCTATGACCAAAATTCCAAATTCGAAACCAGCGTAATAGAAAAGCACGAAACTTATTGTACTTATATGAAGTATTCAAGCTGCATAAAAGAAAATCCAATCCAACAGCCATTTAAATCCGCCAtactaaatgaaaaataaaaacacattcaaataattcaacaaTGTGAGAACtcttaaaacaaagttttctaACAATCAATTTCACTGTTAATAAATTACATGCTTCTTAAGTTTTTCCCTAAAGATGACAAGAATAAATTACCAACGGTCCATCATTAACAATACTATATTAACAAAAgcacttgtttttctttttccttttccttttttcctttacCTTTAATCTTCTTtcgtttttcattttctttttcctcttttgttaacttttttccctttctttttccactattttttttcttctatttcaaCATACAACACAAAGATATAACCCAAATCTGAATGTTTAGTTagaacaaacaaaacaaacccAATAATTCATTGatcaaaagcaaaagaaaaaccctaaaactaccCAGAAAAACCCTTccaaaaaaaaacgaaaattttacttcaaaagaaaagaaactcacTTGTGATCACAAAGAAGCAAGTTCCCACCATCTTTACAAACAAAACACCAGtcttctgcttcttcttcttcttcttcttcttcttcttctcctcctcctcctcctcctcctcctcctccttctttttcttttcttcttcttcttcttcttcttcttcttcttccactATCTGCTTCCCTTTGTCTTTGCTCATTGTCAAAAAACTTCAATGTTTCTTCAACGCTGAAGCGTAGAAGGAGGAGACAGTGTGCAGGGAGtgttaaaaaggtaaaatcttTGAGCAATTTAAGTCAAAGAaggtaaaataatatgattattatttattgtcaGGTATACTCTGACtcgaaatttaaaaacttttttattttaatcgtCCAAAAATAAATTGGTGTTAATATTCTATTTGGTACCAGAATTTGGCTTCAAATTCAATTTGGTATTTAAGTCTTTTGTCCGAATTTAAATCTAGTTTTGACTTTAAAGTTCACTTTTGAATTTGAGTTTTCAATTTGATATctgagttttattttaattaagtacttaagtttggttttaatattaaatttagtactttaatttttttgttctaaTTAAGTACCTTTGG
The Gossypium raimondii isolate GPD5lz chromosome 8, ASM2569854v1, whole genome shotgun sequence DNA segment above includes these coding regions:
- the LOC105792692 gene encoding zinc finger CCCH domain-containing protein 19, whose translation is LKLLKDFTFLTLPAHCLLLLRFSVEETLKFFDNEQRQREADSGRRRRRRRRRRKEKEGGGGGGGGGGEEEEEEEEEEAEDWCFVCKDGGNLLLCDHKGCIKAYHPSCIGKKNKVLKSEGSWICHRHSCAECGGPPQFYCLACPDSVCRLCVWAYEFVRLKLDKGLCKTCFEFALLAEKNAEIDSEGEKLDFQDPTTDEFLFKEYLLIIMEQEELTFDDLHHAYSKRENYNSGSDYDKNKDKDDVISISDADNCSDYASDDSFDKIKRSRKKREPKNKICDLLKSHFANTLEPSILDGKRNGGESRSVNEDEQIISECKRPRTLTPYKVPIKVEYAVRKSCYASVVVENIKLVYLRRSLVEELLMHPDTFEEKVVGSFVRVKRKPGNCSGMTSFQLLLVTGVKKTSNAESNKGILLEVSCMPVDIPIDMLNDDDISEEECIDLQQRIKDGIIKRPTVVELEQKAKSLHEDITKHWIQRELVQLQGKIDFAHEKGRKYMLERFLYEREMLQKPSEQQRLLQKLPRVIAEEVEVKRTADRNYSGND